TCGACTCTCGCGGAGGCGGTGGCCGCGGCATCCGGCAAGCCTCCCGCCGAGTTGAAGGACGCGAAGCGTCGAGGGATGCACGTGCACGGACGCCGCGGAGAAGCGTGTCCCGTGTGCGGCGACGAGGTGCGGAGCGTGTTCTTCGCCGACAACTCGCTCGAGTACTGCCCCACGTGCCAGACGGGCGGGAAGATCCTCGCCGACCGGCGGCTCTCGCGGCTGCTGAAGTAGCGGAGAGAGTCAGTCGCCCGTCGTGCCCATGAGGGTGCGGGCGTCGTCGTCGACCCAGTCGAGCGACTTCGAGACCGCCTTCTTCCACTGGCGGTAGCGGCGCTCCCGCTCGTCCTCGTCCATCTGCGGCTCGAACCTGCGGTCCTCACGCCAGTGGGTGCGGAGATCGTCGAGCGAGTCCCAGACCCCCGTCGCGAGTCCCGCGGCATAGGCAGCGCCGAGCGCGGTCGTCTCGACGACGCGGGGACGCACGACCGGGATGCCGAGGATGTCGGCCTGGAACTGCATGAGGGTGTTGTTCCGCGTCATCCCGCCGTCGACCCGCAGCTCGGTGAGATCACGGCCGGAGTCGGCGGCGACCGCCTCGATGACGTCACGGCTCTGGAAGGCCGTCGACTCCAACGCCGCGCGCGCGATGTGCCCCTTGTTGACATAGCGCGTGAGGCCGACGAGGGCCCCCCGCGCGTCGGGGCGCCAGTACGGGGCGAAGAGCCCGGAGAAGGCGGGCACGAAGTACGCACCGCCGTTGTCCTCCACCGTGGCAGCGAGTGCCTCGACGTCTTCCGAGCGCTGGATGATGCCGAGGTTGTCGCGCAGCCACTGCACGAGCGAGCCCGTCACGGCGATCGATCCCTCGAGGGCGTAGTGGGCCGGCTCGTCGCCGCGGCGGTACGCGACCGTCGTGATGAGACCGTGCTGCGACCGGACGATCTCGGTGCCGGTTCCGACGAGGAGGAAGTTGCCGGTGCCGTAGGTGTTCTTCGATTCGCCGTCGCCGAAGGCGGCCTGGCCGAAGGTCGCCGCCTGCTGGTCGCCGAGGATGCCGGCGATCGGGATGCCCCGCGCGACGCCGGGAAGCTGCACGTCGCCCACGATCTCGGACGACGACCGGATCTCGGGCAGCATCGCGCGCGGAATGCGCCAGACGGCGAGCATCTCGTCGGACCAGTCGAGCGTCTCGAGGTCCATGAGGAGAGTGCGGCTCGCGTTCGTGACGTCCGTCACATGGATGCCGCCGCGGCTTCCGCCCGAGAGGTTCCAGACGACCCACGTGTCGGGCGTCCCGAAGAGGAGGTCCCCCGCCTCCGCGGACTCACGCGCGCCCGGGACGTGGTCGAGGATCCACGCGAGCTTGGACGCCGAGAAGTACGTCGCGAGGGGAAGGCCCGTCGTGCCGGCGAAGCGGTCGACACCGCCGTCGGCGATGAGCGCGTCGATGCGCGGCTGCGTGCGGGTGTCCTGCCAGACGAGTGCATTGTGGACGGGTCGCCCCGTGCGTCGGTCCCACACGATGACCGTCTCACGCTGGTTCGTCACTCCGGCGCCGGCGATGGCTCCCGCCGACAGGCTTGCCTGCGACAACGCGGAAGCCACAACCCACTCGGTGTTCGTCCAGATCTCGACGGGGTCGTGCTCGACCCGCCCTGCGCGGGGAAGGATCTGCTGGTGCTCCCGCTGGGCCGTCGACACGATGTGCCCCGCGTCATCGAAGATGATCGCGCGCGTCGACGTGGTTCCCTGATCGATCGCCAGAACGTGGTCTGCCACTGGTTCTCCTCTTCGAGTTGCGCCGTCGAGCCAGGCTACCGACGTCGAGCGGTCACGCCTGCGCGTTCTCGGCGAGCCACGCCGGGTCGGCGGCGTGAACCCGCGCGAGCCCGCGGTCGACTTCGGCACATGTCGTCTCGGCATCCCAGCCCATGACCGGCGCGATGGCCTCGGCGATCTCGCGGGCCGATTCGGCCGTCACGGCACCCGTGAACGCGAGGCTCGTCCGTCGCAGGAGGACGTCGTCGAGGTGCACGACCTGCTCGCTCCGCGCGAGGTGTCGCAGCTCGCCGCTGCTGTAGGCCGGCACGGTCGTGAGCGGCGCGTCGTCGGCGTCGGCAGCGATCGCCTCGATCACCTGCGCCGCAACGGTTCCGTAGCGGTCGAGCAGTGTCGCGGTCCGCACCATTCCGAGGCTCTCCTCGTGGTCGGCGACCCACTGGTGACGCGCGCGCTCGGTCGTGGGGTAGCCGCGCCCGCCGCCGATGGACAGCCCTCGCGTCGACCGGCGGCGCGGCCGGGCCAACAGGTCGAGCGCACGATCGGCGAGATGCTCGGCGGATGCCCGGAAGGTCGTCCACTTGCCGCCGACGAGGCTCAAGACGGTCGCGCCGTCGCTGCCCTCGAGCTGCTGCGACTCGACGCGGTAGTCCCTCGAGACGAAGCCCGGCGCGACGTCTCCGTGACCGGGAAGAGGCCGCACGCCCGAGAAGCGATAGACGATCTTCGAACGGTCGACCTTGATCCTCGGAAGGACGTGCGAGATGAGCGAGAAGAAGTAGTCCACTTCCTCTTCGGTGCAGACGATCGGGTCGGCCATGTCGTGCTCGAGATCCGTCGTTCCCACGAGGACGCGCCCCTTGAGGGGGTAGATGAGCACGATCCGGCCGTCTTCGTGCTCGAAGAACAGCTCTCGTCCTCCCGTTGCGGCGAGGAGCTCGGGATCGTCGATGACGATGTGCGATCCCTTCGTGCCGCCCATGTAGGTCGTGGGGTCGTCGAGCGCCGCGTTCGTGAGGTCGGTCCATGGCCCCGAGGCGTTGACGATGACGGATGCCGCGAAGGCGACGTCCTCACCCGTCTCGTCGTCGCGCAGGACGACCTTGCCGTCGCGGGTTCCCGCTGCAGCCGTGTAGTTCGCCGCACGTGCATTCGCGCCACCGGCCTCCCGGCCGTCGCGGAGCAGGTCGAGGGCGAGCCGCTCGGGGTCGTGGAGGGAGGCATCCCAGTAGGTGGCGGTGTACTTCACGGCCGGATTGAGGTGCGGCAGAAGCGACAGGGAACGGCGGCGTCCGTGGAAGGCGTGCCGCGGAACCCGGCCGCCACCGCGCGAGAAGGAGTCGTAGATGACGAGGCCGACCTTGATGAGCGCGGCGCCGCGCTCGCGCGGCTTGCCGCTGCCGTGACGAAGGAAGCGCAGGGGTGCGCTGAGGACCCCCGAGAACGTCGAGTAGATCGGGATCGTGGTCTGGAGCGGGCGAACGTAGTGAGGTGCCGTGCGCAGGAGGGCGTTGCGCTCCGTGACCGCTTCGTGCACGAGACGGAACTCGCCGTTCTCGAGGTAGCGGATGCCGCCGTGGATCATGTGGGATGAGGCCGCCGAGGCGCCGCTCACGAAGTCCGCACGGTCGACGAGAGCGACGTCGACCCCCTGCAGCGCGAGATCGCGGAACGTCGCGAGGCCGTTGATTCCGCCCCCGATGATGAGGACGTCGGCGTAGGGCCGGTCCTTCAGCTCGTCGAATCCGCGACGCGTCATGCTGCACTCCCGTGTCTCGTGGTGGCTTCGTGGTCCATTGTCACACCGATGGTCGTTCTTGCATCCACCTTGCACATATGTGCAGGATTGCCTTATGGAGGACATCGACGACTCAGGGCTCACGCAACGCGCGCTCACCGCTGCGCACCTCTACTACGTGCAGGAGCGCACGATGGAGGCCATCGCGGCGGAGCTGGCGACATCCCGCTCGACGGTGTCGCGTCTGCTCGCACACGCGCGGGCGACGGGCATCGTCGACATCCGGGTCCGCTCGCCGTTCGACGCACCGCAGCGGCTCGAGGAGAGCATCGCACGCCGGTTCGGAGTCGTCGCCCACGTCGTCCCCGTCGCCGATGACGCGAGCGAGGTCGACCGACTCGAACGCGTCGCCGTTGCCGCGGCGCACCTCCTGGGTGAGATCATCCACTCCGACATGACGATCGGCGTCGCGTGGGGGGCGACGACCGCCGCGATGAGCCGCCGGCTGGTTCCCAAGTCGGTGCGCGGGACGACGTTCGTGCAGCTCAACGGGTCGGGGAACACGAAGACCACGGGACTCCTCTACGCCAGTGAGATCCTCAGTCGGTTCGCCGCTGCCTACGGAGGGAGCGCGCAGCAGTTCCCCGTCCCCGCCTTCTTCGACGACCCCGCCACGAAGCGGGCGATGTGGCGCGAGCGCAGCACACGCCGGATCCTCGCGCTGCAAGAGGCGATGGATCTCGTCGTCTTCAGCACCGGATCGGCGGATTCGCGTGTGCCGAGCCACGTGTACTCGGGCGGCTACCTCGAGCCGCGCGACCTCGAACGACTCGAGGCGCAGTCCGTCGTCGGCGATGTCGCGACGGTGTTCTACCGCGCCGACGGTTCGAGTGACGGCATTCCGCTCAACGACCGCGCCACCGGTCCCCGCTTCGACGTCCTCCGCCGTGTCGAGCGCCGCGTCTGCGTCGTGTCGGGGGTCTCCAAGCTCGCGAGCCTCCGCGGTGCCCTCGCCGCCCGCCTCGCGACGGAGATCGTGGTCGACGAGGCGACGGCACGGGCGCTCACAGAGTGACGACACCGCTCTCTGTGGTCATTCACGGTCACGGAATGAAACCGCGCTACCGGCGTTGACTACACTCGTGAGCATCGACGTGCTCCGGGGTCGGTGAGAATCCGAACCGGCGGTGATAGTCCGCGAGCTGTGGCATCAGCATCCGAAAGGATGCCGCCACGGCTGACCCGGTGGAAATCCGGGACCGACGGTGATGCGATGGGAGACCATCGCTAGTCCGGATGGGAGGCAGCACGAGCGGCACCGGCGAGCCCGGGCGCCGAGCGTTCCCCTTTTCCGGATCCGTCGGTCTGAAACCTGGACGGGGAGAACGGATGCCGGCGAACACCGCGGAGAGCGCTGCGATGGAGCGCGCGTTCTCGCTCGCCCTTCGAGGCCCTCGCGGCATCAATCCGCAGGTCGGCGCGGTCATCCTCTCGCCCGACGGTGACATCCTCGCCGAAGGCTGGCACCGCGGTGCCGGGACGCCGCACGCCGAAGTCGACGCCCTCTCGAAGCTCGCGCCCGGTGAGGCCGGCGGAGCCACCGCCGTCGTGACGCTCGAGCCCTGCAACCACACGGGTCGCACAGGCCCCTGCTCCGAAGCGCTCCTCGACGCGGGCGTGGCGCGCGTCGTCTACGCCGTCGATGACCCCGGCGACGCGTCCTCCGGTGGGGCCGAGCGCCTCCGCGCGGCGGGCGTCGAGGTCGAGGCGGGCGTGCGCGCCGACGAAGGCCGTGCGCTGCTCCGCGACTGGCTCGAGGTCCAGCGGCTGGGCCGCCCGCGCGTGACCGTCAAGTGGGCGCAGAGTCTCGACGGCCGAGCGGCTGCCGACGACGGCACGAGCAAGTGGATCACGGGACCGGTCGCGCGCGCCGACGTGCATGTGCGGCGCGCCGGGGCCGACGCCATCGTGGTCGGCACGGGCACGCTCCTCGCCGATGACCCGGCCCTGACCGCGCGACAGCCGGACGGAAGCCTCTCCGATCACCAGCCGCGGCCGGTCGTCCTGGGCGCCCGGGCTGTTCCGGCGGCCGCCGCGGTGCACCGGCATCCGCTGCCCCTCCTGCACCGCGACGGCCGCGATCTCGCCGCCGTTCTCGAGGAACTCGGCGGCCTCGGTGTGCAGCGCGTGTTCGTCGAAGGAGGTCCCACGCTCGCGAGCGCCTTCGTGCGCGCAGGCTTCGCCGACGAGGTGCTCGCCTACATCGCTCCCGTGCTCCTCGGCGGAGCGCGACTCGCACTAGGAGATCTCGGCGTCGACACGATCGCGCAGGCGCGTCGCCTGTCCGTGGCATCCGTCGAACGACTCGGCGACGACCTGCTCATCGTCGCCACCATGCAGCATGAAGGAGAGAACTGATGTTCACGGGAATCGTCGAAGAGGTCGGCGAAGTCACCGCCGTCACGGCATCGGGCGACGGCGTGCGACTCACCGTTCGCGGGCCGAAGGCCGTGACGGACGCCGCGCACGGCGACTCGATCTCGGTGTCCGGCGTGTGCCTGACCGTCGTGGAACAGGGCCCCGACTGGTTCACGGCCGACGTCATGCGCCAGACGCTCGACATGTCGACGCTCGCCTATGTGAGCCCCGGGCGTCGCGTCAACCTCGAACGCGCGACACCCGCGCACGGACGTCTGGGCGGCCACATCGTGCAAGGCCACATCGACGGCACCGGCGAGGTCCTCGAGGTGCGGCCGGGCGCGGAGTGGCAGGTGCTCCGCATCGCGCTTCCCGCCGAACTCGCGCCGCTCGTCGTCGACAAGGGCTCGATCGCTGTCGACGGCGTTTCGCTCACGGTGAGCGCCGCTTCGGACGCGCCGACGGATGCTGCATCGGCGGCGACCGACGCGTGGTTCGAGGTCTCCCTCATTCCCGAGACGCTCGCCGCGACGACGCTCGGCGACCGCACCGCCGGCGAGAGCGTGAATCTCGAGACCGACATCCTCGCGCGCCACGTGCAGCGCCTCCTCGCCTTCGCTCCTTACACACCCACGACCGATCCGATCGCCACGAAAGACCGGACCGCCACGAAAGAAGGGGGCTCGAAATGAGCCTTTCCGCCATCCCCGACGCTCTCGCCGCGCTCACCGCCGGGCGACCCGTCATCGTCGCCGACGATGAGAACCGCGAGAACGAGGGCGACATCATCCTCTCGGCCGAGCTGGCCACGCCCGAGTGGCTCGCCTGGACCATCCGGTGGTCGAGCGGGTTCATCTGCGCACCCATGCCCGCCGACTGGGCGGACCGCCTCGATCTGCCTCCCATGGTCGCCAACAACGAGGACTCGCGAGGCACCGCCTACACGGTCAGCGTCGACGCGGCCGACCGCGCGTCGACCGGGATCAGCGCGTCCGACCGCGCCCACACTCTCAACGTGCTCGCCCACCCGGGATCGACGCCGACGAGCGTCATCCGGCCGGGACACATCCTTCCGCTGCGCGCCGTCGACGGTGGCGTCCGGGAACGCGCCGGCCACACGGAGGCCGCCGTCGAGCTCATGAAGCTCGCGGGACTCTCCCCCGTCGGCGCGATCGGCGAGGTCGTCGACGAGGACGGCAGCATGATGCGTCTGCCGGGTCTCATCGAACTAGGCGAGCGGGAGAACATCCCGGTCATCACGATCGAGCAGCTCATCGACTACCTGAACGAGACGGACCCGACGGATGCCGCGGAACACGCGACCGCCCGTCGCCGCGTGAGCCTCCGCGCCGAAGCCAAGGTGCCGACCTCGCACGGGGAGTTCCGCTTCCTGGCCTACAAGGACCGCGTAACCGGTACGGATCACCTCGCGATCGTCTCGGGCGAGCTGAACGATGACGCGCCGCTCGTCCGCGTGCACTCCGAGTGCTTGACGGGCGAGGCGTTCGGCTCGCTGAAATGCGAGTGCGGACCTCAGCTCGACGCGGCGCTCGACGCCATCGAACAGGATGGCGGCGTCGTCATCTACATGCGCGGACACGAGGGTCGCGGCATCGGACTCATCAACAAGCTGCGCGCCTACAGCCTGCAGGAGCGCGGACTCGACACCGTCGACGCGAACCTCGCACTCGGTCTCCCGGCCGACGCCCGCGACTACGCCGCCGCAGCAGGAATGCTCGCCGACCTCGGCATCAGCAAGGTGCGTCTGCTCACGAACAACACCGACAAGGTCCACCAGTTGCGCGGCCTCGGCCTCGACATCGTCGAGCAGGTGCCGCTCATCGTCGGGGTCGGCCCCAACAACCACCAGTACCTCGAAACGAAGCGAGACCGCATGGGACACATCATCGACGAAGGCGAGCTGCGCAACGCCCTCGCTCAGCTCCACGAGGGAGTCGAGCGATGAGCGCGTCGGGAGTCCCCCAGCCGGGCGAACCCGTCGACGCGAGCGGACTCGACGTCGTCGTGATCGCCGGAACATGGCACGACGTCATCACCGACGGGCTGATCGGCGGCGCGGAACGTGCCCTCGTGGCATCCGGAGCCTCGTGGCGACTCGTGCGCGTTCCGGGTTCGTTCGAACTCCCCGTCGCAGCGAAGGCTGCCCTGGATGCCGGTGCGGATGCCGTCGTGGCGCTCGGCGTCATCATCCGGGGTGGCACACCGCACTTCGAGTACGTGTCGTCGGCGGCGACCGACGGATTGACGCGCGTCGCGATCGACACGGGCAAGCCCGTCGGCTTCGGCGTGCTGACACTCGATGACGAGCAGCAGGGGCTCGACCGCGCGGGTCTCGAGGGATCGCACGAGGACAAGGGCTACGAGGCCGCCGACGCCGCCGTGCGCACGGCGCTCGTCCTGCGCGCACTGCGCGGCTGAACCGAACGGCTGCCCCGACGCAGCTGAGGCGGGCCTTGCTGGCGGGAAGGCGGGCGGAGGCCTACCGTGACGAGTATGGAAATCCTCCGCCACATCGTCGTGTTCGTGCACCTCACCGGCTTCGCGCTCCTTTTCGGCGCATGGGCCGTCGAGGCGTTCAGTCGTCGGTTTCAGATCAACCCCGTCATGAACCTGGGGCTCATCCTCGCGGCCGTCGCGGGGCTCGCTCTTGCCGCGCCGTGGGGCATCTCCTACGACCTCAACTACGCCAAGATCGGCGTCAAGCTGGTCGTCCTCCTCGTGATCGGGGCGCTCATGGGCATCGGAGCGGCCCGCGCGCGAAAGAGCGGCAACGGCGCCGTCGCCCCCGCGGTCTTCTGGGCGATCGGACTTCTCACGCTCGCGAACGCCGCGATCGCCGTCATCTGGCGCTGACCCTCCCCCTCCCCCCAACGGCAATCGACTTGTCGTATATGCGCCGCACGATGACGGTTTCGACGGCATATACGACAAGTCGATTGTGTGTATGGGGAGGAGGTTAGTCGAGGAAGAGAGCGCGGAGGCGCTTCGTCGTGAAGACGAGGCCCGCCGCGATCATCACGACGAAGTACAGGATGTGCCAGAGCATGGCGGCGCTCAGGTATCCCGTCGTCAGCCCTCGCACGAGTTCGACACCGTGCCACAGCGGGAACGCCATGATGACCCCCTGCACCCACTCGGGGTAGATCGTGATGGGGTACAGCGTCGCCGAGAAGAGGAACATCGGCAGCAGCACGAAGTTGATCCAGTCCATGTGCTGGAAGGTCTTCATGTAGCTCGTGACGGCCATCCCGACGCTCGCGAACCCGAACGCGATGAGCAGGACGGCGGGGAGGGCGAGAAGCGCCGTCCACGCGAGGTTGAGACCGAGCAGCTGCATCACGACCATGAACCCGGTCGCGTAGAGGGCGCCGCGGAGGAGCGCGTAGAGGATCTCGCCGAGAGCGACGTCGAGTGGTCCGAGCGAGGTCGCGAGCATCCCCTCGTACAGCCGCCCGTAGTGGAGCTTGAAGAACACGTTCCAGGTCGAGTCGTAGATCGCGCCGTTCATCGCCGACACCGCGAGCAGGGCGGGCGCGATGAAGGCCGCATAGGGAACCTCGATGCCGCCCGACGTCTGCACATCGCCGATGAGGACGCCGAGTCCGAGGCCCATGGATGCCAGATAGAAGACCGGCTCGAAGAACCCCGACAGCACGACGACCCAGCTCGAGGATCGGGCCGCGACGAGTCCGCGCTGGACGACCGCCTGAGGGTTTCCCGCCCAGAGCGACCGCACGCCGCCCGAACGGGTCGCGGTGCCCATCGTCATCGTCGTCACTTCGCGAGCCGCCTTTCGAACAGCCGCCGGGCGACGATGAGCCCGCCGAGCGTGAGGAGCAGCAGGTATCCGACGTGGACCGCGATCATGCCGGGCGCGGCCTCTTTGCCGTAGGTCACGATGCGGCCGAGCTCGGTCGCGTGCCAGAGAGGCGAGATCCATCCGATCGACTGCAGCCAGAGCGGAAGGGTCGCGAGCGGATAGAACGTGCCCGAGAAGAGGAACATCGGCATGAAGATGAAGCGCTGGACGAGTGCGAACTGCCCTTTGTCGTCTTCGATCGATGCCGCGTATGCCATGAGGGGAATGCCGAAGGAGAGTCCGGCGACGAGGCCGATGACGACCGAGATCCACGCCGTCGCCGGCCGGATCGCGTCGGGCTGCAGCCATGCGAAGAACAGCACGATGAAGCCGAAGTAGAGGACGACCGTCACGGCCATGCGCGCGGCCGCGCCCAGCACGACGCCGTTCGCGATCTGCCCCGACGACAGCGGGGAAGCGTTGAAGCCGTAGAAGTAGCGCCGCCACTTGAACCCCGCCATGACGGGGTACGTGAACTCTTCGGATGCCACGGCGATCGCCGACGTCATGAGCAGAGCGGGTGCTACGAACACGAGGTAGGGCACCTCCTGCCCGCCGTCGACGACCGGCACGTCGATGATCGCGGCGAGCCCGACGGCGAGGCCGAGGAGGTAGAGGACCGGCTGGCCGAAGGCGCCGACGATGATCGTCCACCCGTACGCGCGCATGGCGCGCACCATGTGCTCCGTGACGTACCAGGAGCCGCGGGCGCGCGGCTTGCGGCCCCACTCCAGCGCCTCCGCGCGGAGCTCGTCGAGCGTCGGGCTCTGTACGGCCGCGGGCTGCGGCATCCGTGATCCGGCTGCACCTCCCGAGAGATCGCTCATTCGATCAGCGACCTTCCCGTCAGACGGAGGAAGACGTCTTCGAGGCTCGAACGACGCACGAGCGACGTCACGGGGTGCAGCTCACGCTCCGTGACCTGTTCGAGAGCGGCCTCGCCGTCGTGCGCGTACACGAGCACCCGGTCGGGCAGCACCTCGACGCGATCGCCGATTCCCTCGAGCTGCGGCGCGACCTGTTCGTTGCGGTCGGAGCCGAAGCGCACCTCGAGGACCTCCCGGCTCGAGTACTGCCGGATGAGCGACGCCGGCGTGCCCTCCGCCATGATCCGGCCCTTGTCGACCACGACGAGTCGATCGCACAGCTGCTCGGCCTCATCCATGTAGTGGGTGGTCAGAACGAGCGTCGTGCCGCGCTCCTTGAGTCGGAACAGGCGGTCCCACAGCACATGACGGGCTTGCGGATCAAGACCCGTCGTGGGTTCGTCGAGGAGCAGGATCCGTGGGTCGTTGATGAGGCCACGAGCGATCGTGAGCCTCCGCTTCATGCCGCCCGACAGCTGATCGACCCTGCTCTTCGCCTTGTCTTCGAGCTGCGCGAAGGCGAGCAGTTCGTCGGCCTTCTCGTGGCACACCTTGGCGGGGAGCCCGAAGTAACGGCCGTAGATGAAGAGGTTCTCGCGCGCGTTGAGCTCGCCGTCGAGGTTGTCCTGCTGCGGAACGACGCCCAAGCGCGAGCGGATCTCGGGACCGTGGCGGTCGGGATCGAGGCCGAGGATCGAGAGGTCGCCCGACGTCCGTGTCGAGACGGCGCCGACCATCTTCATGGTCGTCGACTTTCCCGCACCGTTCGGGCCGAGAAGGCCGAAGGACTCACCCGGTGCGACCTCGAAATCGAGGCCGTCGACGGCCGTGAACGCGGGCTTGCCCTTGACCTTGTAGGCCTTGACGAGGTTCGCTGCGGCGATGACGGGTTCTGGCACCGGATCACACTACCTCCGGCCACCGACACCGTCTCGTCGGCTCGTGCTCCCCTCGTGTCGAAGCACATCGTCCACACGAAGTACGGTCGAGGGTGAACCCTGCCGCACCACCGAGGGAGAACCATGTCGATGACCCGTCCGGGGCGCGGTCGCCGTGCCGCGCAGGAAGGCCCGCGCGCGAGCCTGAAGCAGCTCCTGCCGTTCCTTCTCGAACAAAAGCGCGTCCTAGTCGTCGTCGCGCTCCTGAGCATCGTCGGCGCCGTCACGACGCTCGCCCAGCCGGCGCTCGTAGGCCAGGTCATCGAGCGCGTGCAGGAGCAGCAGCCCCTCGAGAGCCTCGTCTGGCTCATCGTCGGACTCGTCGTGGCATCCTCGCTCATCTCGGGATACCAGCACTATCTGCTGCAGCGGACCGGCACCGCGGTCGTCTACTCGAGCCGCCGCCGGCTCATCTCGCGCATCCTGCACCTGCCGATCTCCGAGTTCGACGCACGACGCACGGGTGATCTCGTGTCGCGGGTCGGCACCGACACGACGCTGCTGTACGCCGTTCTGACGCAAGGACTCGCCGACGCGATCGGCAACTCGCTGATCTTCCTCGGGGCGCTCATCGCGATGGCGCTCATCGACTGGGTCCTCCTGGCGCTCATCGTCCTCGTCATCGGGGTGTCGATCCTCGGGGTCACCGTGCTGTCCGGGCGTATCCGCGCCGCGACGGCCGAGCAGCAGGTCAAAGTCGGCGAACT
This genomic stretch from Microbacterium sp. SLBN-146 harbors:
- a CDS encoding ABC transporter permease, translating into MPQPAAVQSPTLDELRAEALEWGRKPRARGSWYVTEHMVRAMRAYGWTIIVGAFGQPVLYLLGLAVGLAAIIDVPVVDGGQEVPYLVFVAPALLMTSAIAVASEEFTYPVMAGFKWRRYFYGFNASPLSSGQIANGVVLGAAARMAVTVVLYFGFIVLFFAWLQPDAIRPATAWISVVIGLVAGLSFGIPLMAYAASIEDDKGQFALVQRFIFMPMFLFSGTFYPLATLPLWLQSIGWISPLWHATELGRIVTYGKEAAPGMIAVHVGYLLLLTLGGLIVARRLFERRLAK
- a CDS encoding ABC transporter ATP-binding protein → MPEPVIAAANLVKAYKVKGKPAFTAVDGLDFEVAPGESFGLLGPNGAGKSTTMKMVGAVSTRTSGDLSILGLDPDRHGPEIRSRLGVVPQQDNLDGELNARENLFIYGRYFGLPAKVCHEKADELLAFAQLEDKAKSRVDQLSGGMKRRLTIARGLINDPRILLLDEPTTGLDPQARHVLWDRLFRLKERGTTLVLTTHYMDEAEQLCDRLVVVDKGRIMAEGTPASLIRQYSSREVLEVRFGSDRNEQVAPQLEGIGDRVEVLPDRVLVYAHDGEAALEQVTERELHPVTSLVRRSSLEDVFLRLTGRSLIE